One Cellulomonas soli DNA window includes the following coding sequences:
- a CDS encoding SOS response-associated peptidase has protein sequence MCGRYASFREDQALADEFAVAQVADDVRLLPPSWNVAPTDGVRIVVERADRATGEITRQLRLARWGLVPSWAKDPSVGARMINARVESLADKPAFARPFAARRTLLPADGYYEWQAPSPAAGTRRKQPFYLHPADDGVVALAGLYEFWKDPAKAEDDPSRWLVSATVITRPATPELAHIHDRQPLLLAKGDWAAWLDPARGAERTLPLLRADGPRLVATPVSTAVNAVANDGPELVEPLEPPA, from the coding sequence ATGTGCGGTCGCTACGCGTCCTTCCGTGAGGACCAGGCCCTGGCCGACGAGTTCGCCGTCGCGCAGGTGGCCGACGACGTCCGGCTGCTGCCCCCGTCCTGGAACGTGGCCCCGACGGACGGCGTGCGCATCGTCGTCGAGCGCGCCGACCGGGCGACGGGCGAGATCACCCGCCAGCTGCGCCTCGCCCGGTGGGGTCTGGTCCCGTCGTGGGCCAAGGACCCCTCGGTCGGGGCGCGGATGATCAACGCCCGGGTCGAGTCGCTCGCCGACAAGCCGGCCTTCGCACGCCCGTTCGCCGCACGCCGCACGCTGCTGCCGGCGGACGGCTACTACGAGTGGCAGGCGCCCTCCCCGGCGGCCGGCACCCGCCGCAAGCAGCCCTTCTACCTGCACCCCGCCGACGACGGCGTCGTCGCGCTCGCGGGCCTCTACGAGTTCTGGAAGGACCCGGCCAAGGCCGAGGACGACCCGTCGCGCTGGCTCGTCAGCGCCACCGTGATCACCCGTCCGGCCACGCCCGAGCTCGCCCACATCCACGACCGCCAGCCGCTCCTGCTGGCCAAGGGCGACTGGGCCGCCTGGCTCGACCCGGCGCGCGGCGCCGAGCGGACCCTCCCGCTGCTGCGGGCCGACGGCCCGCGACTGGTCGCGACCCCCGTGTCCACCGCGGTCAACGCCGTGGCGAACGACGGCCCCGAGCTCGTCGAACCCCTCGAGCCGCCGGCCTGA